In a genomic window of Candidatus Stygibacter australis:
- a CDS encoding translocation/assembly module TamB domain-containing protein, which produces MRRILKITGRTLLIIFVILVIVVILIQTRPVKNLITDLIMTNVNGQLQNAELNIQRIEMNYLSSLSLQGVSISQNGENILSLKEFSIHYSLKGILSKRITISGILFDELDLVLQQNAEGKWNVMSILPAADKKVKPEKETKNSNWVIELDDFSLRNSEIKINSSRISEIMLHFAGKYSGAESYINLDKFSFNSQGPDLKLENLDLMARLNENKFILDNMQIRTTENLITLGAEIDLDDPENGYLDLNSDSLNLTEFSGFIQQEDIKMLPEIDLGLTLKNQNANFKMEMNEAGQKLNVKGTVSSVFGSPDYRLKLALEHLDGDHWLADPQYDSDINLNLTVNGKGIEPGKAEIDIRLNVKPSYMGDRKVNAIALTGHKSGSSADFDTNIWGDFGRIDVSGTAEDIFNEVSYHLQGDLKGIDLAELVMNDSLHSDLNLGFEVTGKGSDPEFLTADLKVNGEHSEIMGMDVNTIKADIHYEKGEYIVEYLQVLNPAAKLVLKADGNIKGEQNLDFHLFVIDLQSMSKLINAEILDGSGDIKGKIKLNDKSYKAKVTLRMMDLLYNEFSLREISGEIDLDSDLKNIIDANLDLKDFKSGDLAVDSINLHSTGDEKQQNIELDAGAERLIVHLESGVFIDSVITIELPVINVEYDGLQVNTEHSNTKILIGDEYYQIDDLQLAVGKGSLMVDGTIAPAGTQHLSLEIHDFDLELLNSLGLVSSQIAGIFNLKAEVGGNISQPDISAEIQIENVGWDEIQPGNIQINADLKDNRADIVFILDKDMKELISGSAKIPMYLNSENKKLIPSNEQMEADLLVSDFDISFLQESFKQIKELNGLLGVDLHLRNNLSYPVLNGNIRLIQGNVSIPQYGITYPEIRLKAAFHQRNLELEELYLAGKEGYLKFSGEAEVESPLSEGIKSIDLRLLADNFSIADKRELQVKLNSDIKLTGSPDKLFYSGYLNIPKAVIDLDALPGGSKSKVDSNSPLLVKAGQKNTDETAIPVKIKTKAQPDLIKSLTGEMKITIPRNTWIRKKDMNVEISGDLRVIKKSKYFEIYGTVSTLRGKYELYGKKFDLKGGTITFNGGSELNPILDLKINHIFRDIYRNKRTLKLQITGDVKNPVISFHLDDEEISESDAVSYLLFGRSNSEISQGEKSEVARQTESDLALSMLSKTIGNKLAGEIGKKLNLDVIEFSGGDNWKQAAIVVGKYITNDLFINYKKEFSLNQSSEIVPDEVSLEYEMNKYISVQATRGDEKSTGVDVFWKFKLK; this is translated from the coding sequence ATGCGCAGGATATTAAAAATTACGGGTAGGACTTTACTGATAATATTTGTAATATTAGTGATAGTTGTGATCCTTATCCAGACACGACCAGTAAAGAACCTGATCACTGATCTGATAATGACAAATGTAAATGGCCAGCTGCAGAACGCGGAGCTTAATATCCAGAGGATAGAGATGAATTATCTCAGTTCTCTTTCCCTGCAAGGTGTTAGTATCAGCCAAAATGGGGAGAATATCCTGAGTCTGAAGGAATTCAGTATCCATTATTCGCTGAAAGGAATTTTGTCCAAACGGATAACAATAAGCGGGATATTATTTGATGAACTTGATCTGGTCTTGCAGCAAAATGCTGAAGGCAAATGGAATGTGATGTCAATTCTGCCGGCAGCAGATAAAAAAGTGAAACCGGAAAAAGAAACTAAAAATTCTAACTGGGTAATTGAATTGGATGATTTCAGCTTAAGAAATAGTGAGATCAAGATAAATTCTTCTCGCATATCTGAAATTATGCTGCATTTTGCTGGAAAATATTCTGGAGCGGAAAGCTACATCAATCTGGATAAATTCAGTTTTAATAGTCAGGGTCCTGATCTTAAGTTAGAAAATCTGGATTTGATGGCGCGACTGAATGAAAATAAATTCATATTGGATAATATGCAGATCAGGACAACCGAAAACCTGATAACTCTGGGAGCTGAAATTGATCTTGATGATCCGGAAAATGGATATCTTGATCTTAATAGTGACTCTTTGAATTTAACAGAATTCTCTGGGTTTATTCAGCAGGAAGATATCAAAATGTTACCAGAAATTGATCTTGGACTAACGCTTAAGAACCAGAACGCGAATTTTAAGATGGAAATGAATGAAGCGGGTCAGAAATTAAATGTGAAGGGAACAGTGAGTTCTGTATTTGGAAGTCCAGATTATAGACTGAAACTGGCTTTAGAGCATTTGGATGGAGATCACTGGCTGGCAGATCCTCAATATGACTCAGATATCAATCTGAATTTAACCGTAAATGGAAAAGGGATTGAGCCTGGTAAAGCAGAAATAGATATCCGGCTTAATGTGAAACCCAGTTATATGGGAGACCGCAAAGTAAACGCGATAGCTTTGACGGGACATAAATCAGGGAGTTCAGCAGATTTTGATACAAATATCTGGGGAGATTTTGGCAGGATTGATGTATCGGGAACAGCGGAAGATATTTTTAATGAAGTCAGCTACCATCTGCAGGGTGATCTGAAAGGTATTGACCTGGCAGAATTAGTTATGAATGATTCACTGCATTCTGATCTGAATCTGGGATTTGAAGTAACAGGGAAAGGAAGTGATCCTGAGTTTTTAACTGCTGATCTGAAAGTTAATGGTGAACATTCAGAGATAATGGGAATGGATGTAAATACGATAAAGGCAGATATTCATTATGAAAAAGGTGAATATATTGTCGAATACCTGCAGGTGTTGAATCCTGCTGCTAAGCTTGTACTGAAAGCTGATGGTAATATAAAGGGTGAACAAAATCTTGATTTTCACCTGTTTGTGATTGATTTACAGTCTATGAGCAAGTTAATAAATGCTGAAATTCTGGATGGTAGCGGAGATATTAAGGGTAAGATCAAATTAAATGATAAAAGTTATAAGGCGAAAGTCACTTTGAGAATGATGGATCTGCTTTATAATGAGTTTTCACTGAGAGAAATTTCAGGTGAGATAGATTTAGATAGTGATCTGAAAAACATTATTGATGCCAATTTAGACTTGAAAGATTTCAAGTCTGGAGACCTTGCTGTTGATAGTATCAATCTGCATAGTACTGGAGATGAAAAGCAGCAGAATATTGAGCTCGATGCCGGTGCAGAAAGACTAATAGTTCATCTGGAATCAGGGGTGTTTATAGATTCAGTGATAACTATAGAATTGCCCGTTATTAATGTGGAATATGATGGTCTTCAAGTAAACACTGAGCATTCAAATACCAAGATATTGATTGGTGATGAATATTACCAGATAGATGATCTGCAATTGGCTGTCGGTAAGGGAAGTTTGATGGTTGATGGCACTATTGCACCAGCAGGCACACAGCATTTATCCCTTGAGATACATGATTTTGATTTGGAACTCTTGAATAGTTTGGGATTAGTGTCATCTCAAATCGCAGGTATTTTTAACTTGAAAGCAGAGGTTGGAGGAAATATAAGTCAGCCGGATATCTCAGCTGAGATACAAATTGAGAATGTAGGTTGGGATGAAATTCAACCTGGGAATATACAGATTAATGCTGATCTGAAAGATAATCGGGCAGACATTGTTTTCATTTTGGATAAGGATATGAAAGAGCTTATTAGTGGTTCTGCTAAGATTCCCATGTACTTAAATTCTGAGAATAAAAAATTAATCCCATCCAACGAGCAGATGGAAGCTGATTTACTTGTATCAGATTTTGATATCAGTTTCCTGCAGGAATCATTTAAGCAGATAAAAGAGCTTAATGGATTATTGGGCGTGGATCTGCATTTGAGAAATAATCTGTCTTACCCGGTATTAAACGGGAATATCAGGCTTATACAGGGAAACGTATCCATACCACAATATGGGATAACCTATCCGGAAATCCGCTTGAAAGCAGCTTTCCATCAACGCAATTTAGAGCTGGAAGAATTATATTTAGCTGGTAAAGAGGGATATTTGAAGTTCTCAGGAGAAGCTGAAGTTGAAAGTCCTCTTTCAGAAGGTATCAAAAGCATTGATCTGAGATTGTTGGCTGATAATTTCAGTATAGCAGATAAACGCGAATTGCAGGTGAAACTTAATTCAGATATAAAACTTACTGGTTCACCGGATAAATTGTTTTATAGCGGGTATCTAAATATTCCCAAGGCAGTAATTGATCTGGATGCCCTACCCGGTGGCAGTAAAAGTAAGGTGGACAGTAATTCACCCCTGCTGGTGAAAGCTGGTCAAAAAAATACTGATGAAACCGCTATTCCTGTAAAGATAAAAACGAAAGCTCAACCTGATCTGATCAAGAGCTTAACAGGTGAAATGAAGATAACTATCCCCAGAAACACCTGGATACGTAAAAAGGATATGAATGTTGAAATATCCGGAGACTTGCGGGTTATCAAAAAAAGTAAGTATTTTGAGATATATGGGACAGTGAGTACTCTGCGAGGCAAATATGAGCTTTATGGCAAAAAGTTTGATCTTAAGGGTGGAACAATTACCTTTAATGGCGGGTCAGAATTAAATCCAATACTTGATTTGAAAATCAATCACATTTTCAGGGATATATACCGGAATAAGCGAACACTGAAGCTGCAGATAACGGGAGATGTAAAAAACCCTGTCATAAGTTTTCATCTGGATGATGAAGAGATCAGTGAGAGTGATGCAGTATCATATCTTTTATTTGGAAGAAGCAATAGTGAGATCAGCCAGGGAGAGAAATCTGAAGTTGCACGGCAGACAGAATCTGATCTGGCATTGAGCATGCTTTCCAAGACGATTGGTAATAAACTTGCTGGTGAAATAGGCAAGAAACTTAATCTGGATGTGATAGAATTTTCTGGAGGAGATAACTGGAAACAGGCAGCAATTGTGGTGGGGAAGTACATCACAAATGATCTATTCATAAATTACAAAAAAGAGTTCTCACTTAACCAGTCTTCTGAGATAGTGCCTGATGAGGTATCTTTGGAATATGAGATGAATAAATATATTTCTGTACAGGCAACCAGAGGGGATGAAAAATCGACTGGTGTAGATGTATTCTGGAAATTCAAACTTAAATAG
- a CDS encoding S8 family serine peptidase — translation MKKICIILVLLIIFLALIAEEYVPRQIMVQFNKDVSDSRQTEIFKLEELTAVHQLSRRLSIWLCEIGNNISENEAIVRLKKYPEVKFAQLNHRLELRETIPDDEFFDQQWCHHNTGQSGGVTDADIDTPSAWDIESGGITANGETIVLAIVDNGTYLTHPDLNFYKNELEIPGNQIDDDGNGYIDDYDGWNAYNHTGNPGVGSHGSHVAGIAAAIGNNGIGVSGVNWQAEVMPVAGSSSSEATVVEAYGYVLEMRSRYNETDGSEGAFVVATNSSFGVNQGQPEDYPIWSAMYDSLGMVGILSAGATANVSWNIDEVGDVPTACESEWMIAVTNTTDDDQKYTSAGYGLVTIDLGAPGTSVYSTDTNTAGYSYKTGTSMASPQVCGAVGYLMSVLPAVTLREYESDPGELALIIRDVMFAGVDPLPDLEGATVTGGRLNVYNSMLLLRNGAYGDITSDEIVNAFDAANILQYFVGLEPVGAPLPWEIWVKGRADVDGNGYIEAYDASLILRYAVGMIDSFPVED, via the coding sequence ATGAAAAAGATATGTATAATATTAGTGTTACTGATCATATTTCTGGCTTTAATTGCAGAGGAATATGTTCCCCGTCAAATCATGGTGCAATTTAATAAAGATGTCAGCGATAGTCGTCAGACAGAGATATTTAAACTGGAAGAACTTACTGCTGTTCACCAGCTCTCCAGACGGCTTTCTATCTGGTTATGCGAAATTGGTAATAATATCAGTGAAAATGAGGCAATTGTCAGATTAAAAAAATATCCTGAAGTGAAATTTGCTCAGCTCAATCACAGGCTGGAATTGCGTGAAACAATTCCTGATGATGAGTTTTTTGATCAGCAATGGTGTCATCATAACACGGGTCAAAGCGGCGGAGTGACTGATGCTGATATCGATACTCCCTCAGCCTGGGATATTGAGTCAGGAGGAATTACTGCAAATGGAGAAACAATAGTGCTGGCAATCGTGGATAATGGCACATATCTGACCCATCCTGATTTGAATTTTTATAAAAATGAACTGGAAATACCCGGAAATCAAATAGATGATGATGGTAATGGTTATATAGATGATTATGACGGCTGGAATGCTTATAATCATACTGGCAATCCTGGTGTAGGCTCGCATGGTTCGCATGTGGCTGGTATAGCAGCAGCGATAGGAAATAATGGGATTGGCGTAAGTGGAGTTAACTGGCAGGCGGAAGTGATGCCTGTAGCTGGGTCTTCCTCATCTGAAGCCACAGTGGTGGAAGCTTATGGCTATGTGCTGGAAATGCGAAGTCGCTATAATGAGACAGATGGGTCTGAAGGTGCATTTGTGGTTGCCACTAATTCCTCTTTTGGTGTGAATCAGGGTCAGCCGGAAGATTATCCGATCTGGAGTGCCATGTATGACAGCCTGGGTATGGTGGGAATTCTGAGTGCTGGAGCTACGGCTAATGTTAGCTGGAATATCGATGAAGTTGGTGACGTGCCCACAGCGTGCGAGAGCGAGTGGATGATAGCTGTTACCAATACTACTGACGATGATCAGAAATACACTTCAGCGGGTTATGGTCTGGTTACAATTGATCTGGGAGCACCAGGCACAAGCGTGTATTCCACTGATACTAATACGGCAGGTTATAGTTATAAGACGGGAACTTCCATGGCATCTCCGCAGGTGTGTGGAGCAGTAGGCTATCTGATGTCTGTTTTGCCTGCAGTAACTTTGCGGGAATATGAATCTGATCCAGGGGAACTGGCACTGATCATTCGCGATGTGATGTTTGCTGGAGTAGATCCTCTGCCGGATCTGGAAGGAGCTACTGTAACTGGCGGCAGATTAAATGTTTATAACTCGATGCTGCTCTTGCGAAATGGTGCCTATGGAGATATCACAAGCGATGAGATAGTAAATGCTTTTGATGCTGCTAATATTCTGCAATACTTTGTAGGTCTGGAGCCCGTGGGAGCTCCGCTGCCCTGGGAAATCTGGGTCAAAGGACGGGCAGATGTAGATGGGAATGGGTATATAGAAGCTTATGACGCTTCATTGATCCTGCGATATGCTGTGGGTATGATAGATTCTTTTCCGGTAGAAGATTAA
- a CDS encoding lipopolysaccharide assembly protein LapA domain-containing protein translates to MKAKTIIILVLIALFLIILFQNTQVVELRLLFWTISMSRIILFPLTLLVGIIIGFVLGRYGKKEKPVSSGIE, encoded by the coding sequence ATGAAAGCTAAAACCATAATTATCTTAGTGCTGATAGCATTATTTTTGATTATTCTTTTTCAAAACACCCAGGTAGTGGAACTGCGACTGCTTTTCTGGACGATCAGTATGTCCAGAATAATATTATTCCCGCTAACACTGCTGGTGGGTATCATCATCGGCTTTGTGTTGGGGCGTTATGGGAAAAAGGAAAAACCTGTCAGCTCAGGGATAGAATAA
- a CDS encoding BamA/TamA family outer membrane protein produces MNNIKKVILLILLASCFVMLADDGYILKSIGFEGNSALSSGALKKNLNLTAQSLGDRLFFWRAQPYFNEIYLEEDIKQITVQYQQSGFLKVEVNVEPEINEKAKKIKIKFIIHENQPVLIGKISYNIEADGSENKVIVQSLLDELSVELLAQQGDCFQDNNINSSVKQIDRILRNNGFPEPETDFTIELSENKRFADIIYRVNAGELCNFGEIMVLGNEKLAEAVILKQITFSENESYDQRKTQKTQQRIQNLGMFQFVTIKSMLNEIENNKVPMVILVKELPYWSVKTGVGYGLEDRFRLSVRVEKLGFLGGARRASLYAKYSYLEPYHLSLDVTQPSFINPRGSISINPFLIKEHEESYDLQKYGFSTTLRQNLTNITNTFIKYKFERDILQINSDITDELLGVVQDNYNKSSISAGISIDDSSPSFSPLRGYTASFVTTLSGLSLGSEYHYLQSLIDLRKYNEIFAGAVLAGKVKAGIMKPIWGDATTPIDERFFAGGSNSIRGWARGEIGPQSIEGIALGGESYLEFSAEWRQHLWRMLSGVMFCDAGNVWAGYDEYDLNDIKYSAGLGIRIDTPIGPIRFDAAQPLGSADKQIQLHLNIGQAF; encoded by the coding sequence TTGAACAATATAAAAAAAGTGATTTTGCTGATCCTGCTGGCATCATGTTTTGTGATGCTGGCTGATGATGGGTATATATTAAAGAGTATCGGATTTGAGGGGAATAGTGCCTTATCATCGGGAGCTTTGAAGAAGAATCTGAATTTGACGGCTCAGAGTCTAGGTGACAGGTTATTTTTCTGGAGAGCTCAGCCTTATTTTAATGAGATCTATTTGGAAGAGGATATTAAGCAGATAACTGTGCAATATCAGCAGTCGGGATTTCTGAAGGTTGAGGTAAATGTTGAGCCTGAGATCAATGAAAAAGCAAAAAAAATTAAGATCAAATTTATTATACATGAAAATCAGCCGGTATTGATAGGAAAAATCAGCTATAATATAGAAGCGGATGGTTCAGAGAATAAGGTGATCGTACAATCACTGCTTGATGAACTTTCTGTTGAGCTTTTAGCACAGCAAGGTGATTGCTTTCAAGATAATAATATCAATAGCAGCGTTAAACAGATCGATCGCATTTTGAGGAATAACGGATTTCCTGAGCCGGAAACTGATTTTACCATAGAATTATCTGAGAATAAAAGGTTTGCAGATATAATATATCGCGTAAATGCTGGTGAGTTGTGTAATTTTGGTGAGATAATGGTGCTGGGCAATGAGAAGCTGGCGGAAGCGGTAATACTCAAGCAGATCACATTCTCTGAAAATGAAAGCTATGATCAGCGCAAAACTCAAAAGACCCAGCAGCGGATCCAGAATCTAGGGATGTTCCAGTTCGTGACAATAAAATCAATGCTGAATGAAATAGAAAATAATAAGGTGCCCATGGTAATACTGGTGAAGGAATTGCCTTACTGGTCGGTGAAAACGGGAGTTGGTTATGGACTTGAAGATAGATTCCGGCTATCTGTGAGAGTGGAAAAGCTGGGATTTCTGGGTGGAGCAAGACGGGCATCGCTTTATGCGAAATATTCATATCTTGAGCCTTATCATCTTAGTTTGGATGTCACTCAACCTTCCTTTATCAATCCTCGGGGCAGCATCAGCATCAATCCCTTTTTGATCAAAGAACATGAGGAATCTTATGATCTCCAGAAATATGGATTCAGCACAACCTTGAGACAAAATTTAACTAATATCACCAATACCTTCATCAAGTATAAATTTGAGCGGGATATTCTGCAGATCAATAGTGATATTACAGATGAATTACTGGGTGTAGTCCAGGATAATTACAATAAATCGAGCATTTCAGCAGGTATATCAATAGATGATTCCAGTCCTTCTTTTTCACCTCTAAGAGGTTATACGGCATCATTTGTGACAACTCTATCCGGGCTTAGCCTGGGCAGTGAATATCATTATCTGCAGAGCTTGATAGATTTGAGAAAATATAATGAGATATTTGCCGGTGCTGTGCTGGCAGGAAAAGTGAAAGCAGGAATTATGAAACCCATCTGGGGAGATGCAACCACACCAATAGATGAGCGTTTTTTTGCTGGAGGCAGCAATTCCATCCGAGGCTGGGCACGTGGAGAGATAGGACCTCAAAGCATTGAAGGAATAGCGCTGGGAGGAGAAAGTTATCTGGAATTCTCCGCGGAATGGAGACAGCATCTCTGGCGAATGCTTTCTGGTGTCATGTTTTGCGATGCCGGAAACGTGTGGGCAGGATATGATGAATATGATCTGAATGACATTAAATATTCTGCTGGATTGGGTATCAGGATAGATACTCCCATTGGACCAATACGTTTTGATGCAGCACAGCCATTAGGGAGTGCTGATAAGCAGATTCAGCTTCATTTGAATATCGGGCAGGCATTCTGA